One genomic window of Branchiostoma lanceolatum isolate klBraLanc5 chromosome 5, klBraLanc5.hap2, whole genome shotgun sequence includes the following:
- the LOC136434265 gene encoding sulfotransferase 1B1-like — protein MSFCWMSPHSRKSKTDALHEYRGVLFPRGVAREHLDAMPHFQTREDDIAVVSYPKTGTTWMLEIVSRVLSVGGKAEKTSEEIGKLLESTVPGSSKPSHVSLEDMPSPRVITTHLPRQFVPPGISKPAGKVKVLVVMRNPKDTAVSSYHFVNKTHQQTGSKVPLKWDSFSQEFLEGKAGWGSYFDHLSGWWQMHNDPHFLFIKYEDMKKDLRAAVKKVANFLEVLLDEETLQRVVNDCTFGSMKANMAKSQHAGKKVLARKGVVGDWKQHFTLEQSESFDAVFRRALGGTGLDFEFDDVDAAKL, from the exons ATGTCTTTCTGCTGGATGTCACCACACTCCCGGAAGTCTAAGACTGACGCCCTGCACGAGTACAGGGGGGTGCTTTTCCCTAGGGGGGTAGCCAGGGAGCACCTCGACGCCATGCCGCACTTCCAGACACGCGAGGACGACATTGCAGTTGTCAGCTACCCCAAAACAG GAACAACATGGATGCTTGAGATAGTCAGTCGAGTCTTGTCCGTCGGTGGTAAAGCGGAGAAGACGTCTGAAGAGATCGGCAAACTCCTTGAGTCCACCGTCCCCGGCTCCTCCAAGCCGTCCCATGTGTCTCTAGAAGACATGCCGTCCCCACGGGTCATCACCACGCACCTGCCGCGACAGTTCGTGCCGCCCGGCATCTCAAAACCCGCCGGGAAG GTGAAGGTTCTTGTTGTGATGAGGAACCCTAAAGACACAGCCGTCTCCAGCTATCACTTCGTCAACAAGACACACCAGCAGACTGGCTCCAAGGTGCCGCTCAAGTGGGACAGCTTCAGCCAGGAGTTCCTAGAAGGAAAAG CTGGATGGGGCTCGTACTTTGACCACCTGTCGGGCTGGTGGCAGATGCATAACGACCCCCACTTCCTGTTCATCAAGTACGAGGATATGAAGAAG GATCTTCGTGCAGCAGTTAAAAAGGTGGCAAACTTCCTCGAAGTACTTCTGGACGAAGAAACGCTACAAAGGGTGGTGAACGACTGTACCTTCGGCAGTATGAAGGCAAACATGGCCAAGTCACAACATGCTGGGAAAAAAGTCCTTGCCAGAAAAG GCGTTGTTGGGGACTGGAAACAACACTTCACACTGGAACAGAGCGAGAGCTTTGACGCCGTGTTCAGGCGAGCTTTGGGAGGAACTGGGCTGGACTTCGAGTTCGACGACGTAGACGCAGCTAAACTATGA
- the LOC136435433 gene encoding GRB2-associated and regulator of MAPK protein 1-like, whose translation MAASPGQRQSINVPSLERLITWSDTVLPLDLVLEQFHLPQIIKLADKNNPDLPDGAMVLLVGLQKETSRHVVARCMAGDRDRTMVGPWLSIPFSCKSKFVRMSNEHTKKDRFQGVKELAEYLPNKVIATQAVSGLESEILVNAGEEIHCLGIEGVQAKPSSRRKFNSSLPWTLACLNENNEYLTLSLECGAKFLAVAGGAVEKTTNEETIDKLASCTFPLTVLQTDGETPKFCQDTFTGIFRLVQAREDAVISACLLRTGANGAVLYDFLELPASNASAVVLPEGMVKDEVSYNVLLMKCCEELKVWTAKDPGNITRVLTRELFFKNKAGERHETQRPPLVTVTPSDDEGIYAPLLSDPHDHRRPPTPPPIESLRALTLSRRRASTGDTTVLRGDDSRSIEAGLSPYTPLRMSSATVPRRHSNEDTTDRRRSRPGSNYQSLVLGPLAENNGNATARRTKNASGSKPVPKV comes from the exons ATGGCGGCTTCTCCCGGGCAACGTCAGTCTATCAATGTGCCGTCGTTGGAACGTCTAATAACATGGAGCGACACCGTTCTACCACTGGATCTGGTGTTAGAACAATTCCACCTGCCTCAGATCATCAAACTGGCGGATAAAAACAATCCAGACCTCCCTGACGGCGCCATGGTTTTACTGGTCGGATTGCAGAAGGAAACGTCGAGGCATGTTGTAGCCAGGTGCATGGCGGGGGACAGAGACAGGACCATGGTGGGCCCCTGGCTGTCCATACCCTTCTCTTGCAAGTCCAAGTTCGTGCGAATGTCTAACGAACACACCAAAAAGGACAGGTTTCAAGGAGTGAAGGAGTTGGCGGAGTATCTACCGAATAAAGTCATAGCCACACAAGCAGTGTCAGGGTTAGAATCAGAAATACTCGTGAATGCGGGCGAGGAAATTCACTGTCTGGGGATAGAAGGCGTGCAAGCAAAACCGTCAAGCAGACGAAAGTTCAACTCTAGCCTTCCGTGGACGCTGGCATGCCTTAATGAAAATAACGAATACTTGACACTCTCTCTAGAATGTGGTGCAAAGTTTTTGGCTGTCGCAGGAGGCGCTGTTGAGAAGACCACAAACGAGGAGACCATAGACAAGCTAGCTTCATGTACCTTCCCTCTAACTGTGCTACAGACGGACGGGGAAACGCCGAAGTTTTGTCAGGACACATTCACGGGTATCTTTAGGCTTGTACAAGCGAGAGAAGATGCAGTGATCAGTGCGTGTTTGCTAAGAACCGGTGCAAATGGCGCCGTCTTGTACGATTTTTTGGAACTTCCCGCGTCGAATGCTTCGGCAGTTGTCTTGCCCGAGGGCATGGTTAAAGACGAGGTCTCGTACAACGTGCTTCTCATGAAATGCTGTGAGGAGCTTAAAGTGTGGACAGCGAAAGACCCGGGAAACATCACTCGCGTTTTAACGCGAGAACTCTTCTTCAAGAACAAGGCTGGTGAAAGACATGAGACGCAAAGACCTCCACTTGTAACAGTGACACCTAGCGACGATGAAGGGATTTACGCCCCGTTGCTAAGCGACCCTCACGACCACCGACGACCACCCACACCTCCGCCAATAGAGAGCTTGCGCGCTCTGACGCTGTCTCGGAGAAG GGCCAGTACGGGTGATACCACTGTGCTGAGAGGGGACGATTCTAGGTCTATagaagcagggctgtctccatacACACCACTGCGCATGTCCTCAGCAACCGTTCCCCGTCGCCATAGCAACGAGGACACGACTGATCGTCGTCGTTCCCGACCAGGCTCCAATTATCAGTCACTTGTGCTTGGACCTCTAGCGGAAAACAACGGCAATGCAACCGCGAGGAGGACGAAGAACGCCAGCGGCTCAAAACCAGTACCCAAAgtataa
- the LOC136435885 gene encoding NACHT domain- and WD repeat-containing protein 1-like, which yields MEVTAEMRSALMKGRMTALPPDKSNIVRIFMSSTFSDMAKERNILLQKAYPELREFCQKQGLDFQVMDMRWGVRDEVVADHMTCALCLMEIDTCKRLSVGPNFVAFLGNRYGYRPIPAKIDADELDILLKKASDLDMDTSVIKEWYLKDDNAVPAVCLLQPITSKFKYYTDMESANESLRQKDKEGWHQVTVQLETILRTAVKAAHKEGLVTEEAQHKYIKSVTEIEIKRGIMESTDANQRAAIFMRNLHNIEKHVGADAVNAYLDLMDKEKLNEESQRLLEDLKGKLPSKLKNVHQYEVEWTDKGVNEDVESHASYLEQFSDDFVDDLKTMIFKSLQSENEEEQNDDWFLTEVISHARFCQAKCESFCGRQEIFDAVYTYMKDTAKVNHQPFVIHGASGTGKSSIMAMLAQNAAQTCGENLVTIIRFLGTSPHSTLIHPVLQSLCLQTCEVYGIESPPERVLNNFAEIVQYLSTLLDKVSEKDRPLLILLDSLDQLSSVDRAYSLTWLPKSLPPNVHIVVSTLPDEFDLLKTMKRTIRSDNSYIQVPTLSEQVGGEILDTWLAQVQRCLTDKQREVILSAFSHCRQPLFLKVAFDEARRWKSYTPESELRVAQSARAAINLLYERLEVQHGTIFVSHTLGYIAAARKGISEHELEDVLSLDDEVLDDVYQYWSPPNKDLVRIPPLIVTRLKYDIMEYLAERQADGKRVLQLFHRQFIECAQERYLAGDNSKARHHVLADFFLGTWSNGRKKEITMEVNGKQEYYNADRNVVPQPLKYDDNVFNRRKLNEVTFHLLHASRMDDIFKHTLVAENSVHSSYAVRTYTYHCYSPSLGNLAFMNAKTDALGVKSLTEDYNMVLQVQDNLEIRLLRDALRLIKPTLEFKAAVEVLAAAPNNELLVSGSLDNTLKVWNLETGRLVITMEEDHTHYQHHALLTTTVDSCKVVSPAGKVVNVWDIESGRLQFTLKGHEGAVSCLAVSHDNQYIITGAEDNTIKMWGTETGELKNTFSHHTDHLTCLKVTQDGRIVSGSKDTTLSVIDIENGEVVHRLEGHSHPVYSLAITSDGKYAVSGSDKVVKLWDLSNGREVHHLQGHYGIVDCVGVTSDNKVIVSGARDEHLNVWDFESGQLVQTLDGQAAKINAMEVTGYIVVTVSTDSYYTKVWDVEQSKMKMSTPRFIDKYGIVGVTSDAGYVVYKREGSENEVNVWNSKDGKDIRTITNKDGSITYLRITQDNNCVVTGDEAGFIKLWNLNTGLLIRQLDKASGGIRCFWITRMDRYLVAVTDDNSVSAWDIDSMMLLWTRKPNCDGKITCVTMTDDRKYTAIGTDKKEIVVLNNELDKVAYRLVGHQSPLTCLSVSHNQKLLASGSSGETMRVWDLGTGRLVHELYAKSPVFKGIVCLSFSYDDKYLMTGGHDRSLKMWDLQTGKMLTAQYVYATITCIVANRDNIVLTTKLGYVIVEDVLLPATRPLQEQGGAGSNGKDHDSNTRREHNKKKKSCFCCQIL from the exons ATGGAGGTGACAGCAGAGATGAGGAGTGCGCTCATGAAGGGTCGCATGACGGCCCTCCCACCTGACAAGTCTAACATCGTACGGATCTTTATGAGCTCCACTTTTTCAG ACATGGCGAAGGAGCGAAACATCCTCCTGCAGAAGGCTTACCCGGAGCTGCGGGAGTTCTGTCAGAAGCAGGGGCTGGACTTCCAGGTCATGGACATGCGCTGGGGCGTCCGGGACGAGGTCGTGGCTGATCACATGACCTGCGCCCTGTGTCTGATGGAGATTGACACCTGCAAGAGACTGTCGGTCGGACCCAACTTTGTG GCATTCCTTGGCAATAGATACGGCTACCGTCCCATCCCAGCGAAGATAGATGCAGACGAGCTCGACATCCTCCTAAAGAAAGCCAGTGACCTAGACATGGATACTTCTGTCATCAAGGAATGGTACCTCAAGGACGACAACGCTGTCCCTGCAGTCTGTTTACTACAGCCAATCACTAGCAAGTTTAAATACTACACGGACATGGagtcagccaatgagagcctGCGACAGAAAGACAAGGAGGGGTGGCATCAGGTGACGGTTCAGTTGGAAACTATTCTCCGCACAGCTGTGAAGGCAGCTCACAAGGAAGGACTCGTCACTGAGGAGGCGCAACACAAGTACATCAAGTCAG TAACAGAAATTGAAATCAAGAGGGGTATAATGGAGTCAACTGATGCCAACCAGCGAGCCGCCATCTTCATGCGGAACCTGCATAACATCGAGAAGCACGTCGGTGCAGATGCGGTCAATGCCTACCTGGACCTGATGGACAAAGAGAAGCTGAATGAGGAATCCCAGAGACTATTGGAGGACCTAAAGGGAAAACTGCCGTCTAAACTGAAGAATGTTCACCAGTATGAAGTAGAGTGGACCGACAAGGGGGTTAACGAAGACGTAGAAAGTCATGCTTCATACCTGGAACAGTTTAGCGATGATTTTGTGGATGATCTGAAAACGATGATCTTCAAGAGCCTGCAGAGCGAGAATGAAGAAGAACAGAATGATGATTGGTTTTTGACAGAAGTGATCTCACACGCACGTTTCTGCCAGGCTAAGTGTGAAAGTTTCTGTGGAAGACAGGAGATCTTTGATGCTGTGTACACGTACATGAAGGACACAGCCAAGGTCAACCATCAACCGTTCGTGATCCACGGAGCCTCTGGTACTGGGAAGTCGTCCATCATGGCCATGCTGGCACAGAACGCTGCACAGACGTGTGGAGAAAACCTTGTGACAATCATTCGTTTCCTGGGCACGTCACCACACAGCACCCTCATCCACCCTGTTCTACAGAGCCTCTGTCTACAGACATGTGAAGTCTACGGCATCGAGTCACCTCCCGAAAGGGTTCTCAACAACTTTGCCGAAATCGTCCAGTATCTGTCCACGCTTCTGGACAAGGTGTCCGAGAAGGACCGGCCACTTCTCATCCTCCTGGACTCCTTGGACCAGCTGTCGTCTGTGGACCGAGCCTACAGCCTGACCTGGCTGCCCAAATCCCTCCCACCGAACGTCCACATCGTGGTCTCCACCTTGCCTGATGAGTTTGATCTTTTGAAGACTATGAAACGCACGATACGCAGCGACAACAGCTACATCCAGGTGCCCACACTGTCAGAACAGGTGGGAGGGGAGATTCTGGACACGTGGCTTGCTCAGGTCCAGCGATGTCTTACCGACAAACAGAGGGAGGTCATCTTGTCTGCGTTTTCACATTGTCGGCAGCCGTTGTTTCTGAAAGTGGCATTTGACGAAGCTCGAAGATGGAAGTCGTACACACCAGAATCAGAACTACGGGTTGCACAGTCAGCGAGGGCAGCCATCAATCTGCTGTATGAGAGACTGGAGGTTCAGCATGGAACCATCTTTGTGTCACACACACTGGGGTACATCGCTGCTGCAAG GAAAGGGATATCAGAACACGAGCTAGAGGATGTCCTTTCTCTGGACGATGAAGTGTTGGACGACGTGTACCAGTACTGGTCTCCTCCCAACAAGGACCTGGTGCGCATCCCTCCACTCATCGTCACCCGCCTCAAGTACGACATCATGGAGTACCTCGCCGAGAGACAGGCAGACGGGAAGAGAGTCCTGCAGCTGTTTCACAG ACAGTTCATAGAGTGTGCTCAGGAGCGGTACCTAGCAGGAGACAACAGTAAAGCACGTCACCACGTCCTGGCCGACTTCTTCCTCGGCACGTGGAGCAACGGTCGCAAGAAGGAGATCACCATGGAGGTCAACGGGAAGCAGGAGTACTACAACGCTGACCGTAACGTCGTCCCTCAGCCCTTGAAGTACGATGACAACGTCTTCAACCGGCGCAAACTGAACGAGGTGACCTTTCACCTTCTCCATGCAAGTAGGATGGACGACATCTTTAAACACACTCTTG TTGCAGAGAATTCCGTACATTCCAGCTATGCCGTG CGCACATACACATATCATTGTTACTCTCCGTCTTTAGGTAATCTGGCTTTCATGAACGCCAAGACTGATGCGCTTGGTGTCAAGAGTCTGACAGAAGATTACAACATGGTGCTTCAGGTGCAGGATAACCTGGAAATCAGGCTTCTCAGGGACGCACTGAGGCTCATCAAACCCACTCTGGAGTTTAAAG CTGCCGTTGAGGTCCTGGCTGCAGCCCCCAACAACGAACTGCTAGTGTCCGGCTCGCTTGACAACACCCTAAAGGTGTGGAACCTGGAGACGGGGCGGCTGGTCATCACCATGGAGGAGGACCACACCCACTACCAGCACCACGCCCTGCTGACCACCACCGTGGACTCCTGCAAGGTGGTGTCACCTGCTGGGAAAGTG GTTAATGTCTGGGACATAGAGTCTGGCAGGCTGCAGTTCACCTTGAAGGGGCATGAGGGAGCTGTTTCCTGCCTGGCAGTTTCCCATGACAACCAGTACATCATCACAGGAGCAGAAGACAACACCATCAAGATGTGGGGCACGGAGACAGGGGAGCTGAAAAACACCTTCTCACACCACACAGATCACCTGACCTGTCTCAAGGTCACCCAGGATGGAAGGATTGTGTCCGGGTCAAAGGACACGACACTTTCTGTCATAGATATTGAGAACGGGGAGGTGGTTCACAGGTTAGAAGGACACTCCCATCCTGTGTACTCTCTAGCCATCACATCAGATGGTAAATATGCAGTATCGGGATCCGACAAGGTGGTGAAACTGTGGGACTTATCGAATGGAAGAGAGGTCCACCATTTGCAGGGGCACTACGGCATTGTGGACTGTGTTGGCGTCACCAGCGACAACAAGGTCATCGTGTCCGGGGCTCGGGACGAACACCTGAACGTGTGGGACTTCGAGAGTGGTCAGCTCGTCCAGACACTGGACGGACAAGCGGCAAAGATCAACGCGATGGAGGTGACCGGTTACATCGTCGTGACGGTGTCCACAGACTCCTACTACACCAAGGTTTGGGACGTCGAACAGAGCAAGATGAAGATGTCCACTCCGAGGTTTATTGACAAGTACGGCATTGTGGGTGTGACTAGTGACGCAGGGTACGTGGTGTACAAACGGGAGGGCAGTGAGAATGAGGTGAACGTGTGGAACTCAAAAGACGGCAAAGACATCCGAACTATCACTAACAAGGATG GCTCCATAACCTACCTAAGGATAACTCAGGACAACAACTGTGTGGTGACTGGAGACGAGGCAGGTTTCATCAAGCTGTGGAACCTGAACACGGGCCTGTTGATACGGCAGCTGGACAAGGCTTCAGGTGGCATCAGGTGCTTCTGGATCACGCGTATGGACAG GTACCTGGTAGCAGTCACAGACGACAACTCCGTGTCAGCCTGGGATATCGACTCCATGATGCTTCTATGGACCCGCAAGCCGAACTGTGATGGGAAAATCACCTGCGTCACCATGACAGACGACAGGAAATACACCGCAATCGGCACGGACAAGAAAGAAATCGTCGTCCTCAACAACGAGCTAGACAAAGTTGCGTACCGTCTGGTCGGCCATCAGAGCCCGCTGACATGTTTGAGTGTCAGCCATAACCAGAAGTTGTTGGCCTCAGGGTCGTCAGGTGAAACCATGAGGGTGTGGGACCTGGGCACGGGGAGACTCGTACACGAACTGTACGCAAAGTCACCCGTGTTTAAAGGGATCGTGTGTCTGTCGTTTAGTTACGACGACAAGTACCTGATGACGGGGGGTCACGACAGGTCACTCAAGATGTGGGACCTCCAAACAG GAAAGATGTTGACTGCCCAGTACGTGTACGCAACAATTACCTGTATTGTGGCCAACCGTGACAATATCGTCCTGACCACCAAACTTGGGTATGTTATTGTGGAGGACGTCCTGCTCCCGGCGACTCGTCCACTTCAAGAGCAGGGGGGTGCAGGGTCTAATGGAAAAGATCACGATTCGAACACAAGAAGAGAGCataacaagaagaagaagagttgtttttgttgtcaaattCTGTAG
- the LOC136435434 gene encoding zinc finger protein 678-like codes for MASESNVQSLAYVRRNGSSMQSNRGEKPYRCEECSMNFSQVGHLKTHMCTHTGEKPYKCEECGRQFGELCNLKTHIRTHTGEKPYRCEKCSKQFCHLSDLKKHMRTHTGEKPYKCEECGRQFSQLGHLKRHMRTHTGEKPYRCEECSMQFSQMSHLKTHMRTHMGEKPYRCEECSRQFSELGDLKIHMRTHTGEKPYKCEECSRQFSQMSHLKTHMRTHTGEKPYRCEECSRQFSQMSHLKTHMRTHMGEKPYRCEECSRQFSELGDLKRHIRTHTGEKPYRCEECSRRFSRVGNLKTHMRTHTGEKPYKCEKCSRQFSELGHLKRHMQTHTGEKPYRCEECSKQFSELSNLKRHMQTHTGEKP; via the coding sequence ATGGCATCAGAAAGCAACGTGCAGAGTTTGGCTTATGTCAGGAGAAATGGTTCATCTATGCAATCGAACagaggagagaaaccctacaggtgtgaggaatgcagcatgAACTTCAGTCAGGTGGGTCATTTGAAAACCCACATGTgcactcacacaggagagaagccctacaagtgtgaggagtgcggcaggcagttcGGTGAGCTGTGTAATCTAAAGACTCACATACGGACccatacaggggagaaaccttacagatgtgagaagtgcagcaagcagttctgTCATCTAAGTGATCTGAAGAAacatatgcggactcacacgggtgagaaaccctacaagtgtgaggaatgcggtcggcagttcagtcagctgggtcatcttaagagacacatgcggactcacacgggtgagaaaccctacagatgtgaggagtgcagcatgCAGTTCAGTCAGATGAGTCATCttaagactcacatgcggactcacatgggtgagaaaccctacaggtgtgaagagtgcagtagacagttcagtgagctgggtgatctgaagattcacatgcggactcacacgggtgagaaaccctacaagtgtgaggagtgcagcaggcagttcagtcagatGAGTCATCttaagactcacatgcggactcacacgggtgagaaaccctacaggtgtgaggagtgcagtagaCAGTTCAGTCAGATGAGTCATCttaagactcacatgcggactcacatgggtgagaaaccctacaggtgtgaggagtgcagtagacagttcagtgagctgggtgaTCTTAAGCGACACAtacggactcacactggtgagaaaccctacaggtgtgaggagtgcagcaggcgcTTCAGTCGGGTGGGTAATCTGAAAacccacatgcggactcacacgggtgagaaaccctacaagtgtgagaagtgcagcaggcagttcagtgagctagGTCATCTTAAgagacacatgcagactcacacgggtgagaaaccctacaggtgtgaggagtgcagcaagcagtttagTGAGCTTAGCAatctaaagagacacatgcagactcacacggGGGAGAAGCCCTAA